One window from the genome of Candidatus Hydrogenedens sp. encodes:
- the cysS gene encoding cysteine--tRNA ligase, producing the protein MAVCFFNTMTRKLEPFIPLEPPKVKLYTCGPTVYNFAHIGNFRAYIFEDLLKRYLKFRGYDVFHVMNITDVEDKLIRTCRETGKSLKEITDFYIEAFFKDLDTLQIERADVYPRATEHIPEMVEIIKKLKEKGHTYEHEGSIYFRLNTFPEYGKLSHMNIEELKVGASGRVDTDEYTMEDARDFALWKAWDEEDGNVYWETELGKGRPGWHIECSAMSMKYLGESFDIHCGGIDNMFPHHENEIAQSECATGKPFVKYWLHCAHLVVDGKKMSKSLGNFYTLRDLLDRELEPLAIRWVLLATHYRQPNNFTFETVESASSSIRRIRDFRLRLKEIKGNGDELVEECLQCEKSFVDSLDDDLNISSALGIVFDFIRDVNKKIDSGEVGEKGAQNAINLLNKLNQITGLFNPDREDDVPAEVLEKVMQRQQARRDKNFALADTIRNQLLEQGWIIEDTPQGPRVKRK; encoded by the coding sequence ATGGCCGTATGTTTTTTTAACACTATGACCCGAAAATTAGAACCGTTTATCCCTTTAGAACCACCAAAAGTAAAACTTTATACTTGTGGGCCCACAGTTTACAATTTCGCCCATATTGGAAATTTCCGTGCATATATTTTTGAGGATTTACTGAAACGATATCTTAAATTCCGTGGTTATGATGTATTTCATGTAATGAATATTACAGATGTAGAAGATAAATTAATACGCACCTGCCGTGAAACAGGAAAATCACTCAAAGAAATTACCGATTTTTATATAGAAGCCTTTTTTAAAGATCTGGATACCCTCCAAATCGAAAGAGCGGATGTTTATCCCCGTGCTACCGAGCATATCCCTGAAATGGTGGAGATTATTAAAAAATTAAAAGAAAAAGGGCATACATACGAACATGAAGGAAGTATTTATTTCCGTTTAAATACATTCCCAGAATACGGTAAATTAAGCCACATGAATATTGAAGAATTGAAAGTCGGTGCCAGCGGTAGGGTAGATACCGATGAATATACGATGGAAGACGCCCGTGATTTTGCCCTCTGGAAAGCATGGGATGAAGAAGATGGCAATGTCTATTGGGAAACCGAACTCGGAAAGGGAAGACCCGGCTGGCATATTGAATGTTCGGCTATGAGCATGAAATATCTTGGAGAAAGTTTTGATATTCATTGTGGGGGTATTGATAATATGTTCCCCCATCATGAAAATGAAATAGCCCAATCCGAATGTGCCACAGGAAAACCCTTTGTCAAATATTGGCTCCATTGTGCCCATCTGGTTGTTGATGGTAAAAAAATGTCAAAGTCATTGGGAAATTTTTATACACTAAGAGACCTTTTAGATAGAGAGTTAGAACCTCTGGCTATTCGTTGGGTCCTCCTCGCAACTCATTATCGGCAACCTAATAACTTTACTTTTGAAACAGTAGAATCCGCTTCCAGTAGTATTCGGCGAATACGCGATTTCCGTTTGCGTCTCAAAGAAATTAAAGGAAATGGAGATGAACTGGTAGAGGAATGCTTACAATGTGAAAAATCGTTTGTAGATTCTTTAGATGATGATTTAAATATTTCCTCAGCTCTCGGTATTGTATTTGATTTTATACGGGATGTTAATAAAAAAATTGATAGCGGGGAAGTGGGGGAGAAGGGGGCTCAAAACGCTATTAATCTCTTAAACAAATTAAATCAGATAACAGGTTTATTTAACCCTGATAGGGAAGATGATGTTCCTGCGGAAGTATTAGAAAAAGTTATGCAAAGACAACAGGCACGGAGAGATAAAAATTTTGCTCTGGCTGATACCATTCGCAATCAATTACTTGAACAAGGTTGGATTATTGAAGATACCCCTCAAGGTCCACGCGTAAAACGAAAATAA
- a CDS encoding ABC transporter ATP-binding protein: protein MIKTENLTKKFGEKIAVNKLNIEVPRGTFFCFLGPNGAGKTTTIKMLTGLMRPTEGKAFISGIDIQQDPVKAKRYIGFVPDHPFLYDKLTGREFLKFIAGLYQISEKEFKERTEELVGLFGLNSVIDQLIEDYSHGMRQKLSFTACFLHKPEIVIVDEPWVGLDPKNIRFVKDYLKEKTRKEGVTVFMSTHTLSIAEEIADVIGIIHQGKLCAFGSVNDIKSLSDTPGNLEDVFLELTKETDEV, encoded by the coding sequence ATGATAAAAACAGAAAATCTGACCAAAAAATTTGGCGAAAAAATCGCCGTTAATAAACTTAATATTGAAGTTCCACGCGGCACCTTTTTTTGCTTTTTAGGACCTAACGGTGCCGGTAAAACAACGACAATTAAAATGCTAACAGGTCTAATGCGTCCCACAGAAGGAAAAGCATTTATATCTGGAATTGATATTCAACAGGACCCCGTCAAAGCTAAGAGATACATTGGATTTGTGCCTGACCATCCATTCCTTTATGACAAGTTAACAGGAAGAGAGTTTTTAAAATTTATTGCAGGACTATATCAAATCTCAGAAAAAGAATTTAAAGAACGAACAGAAGAACTGGTCGGTTTATTTGGTTTAAATTCTGTCATTGACCAACTTATTGAAGATTATAGCCATGGTATGCGACAGAAATTATCATTCACGGCTTGTTTTCTGCATAAACCCGAAATTGTTATTGTAGATGAACCCTGGGTAGGACTTGACCCCAAAAACATAAGATTTGTAAAAGACTATCTTAAAGAAAAAACACGGAAGGAAGGTGTGACCGTTTTTATGTCTACTCATACATTAAGTATTGCAGAAGAAATTGCAGATGTTATTGGCATTATCCATCAAGGAAAGTTATGTGCGTTTGGTTCTGTAAATGATATTAAGTCCCTTTCCGATACTCCCGGGAATCTGGAAGATGTATTTTTAGAGTTAACAAAAGAAACAGATGAAGTGTAA
- a CDS encoding secondary thiamine-phosphate synthase enzyme YjbQ: MKIVNITTSKRTHFIPLDSYIEQFIQETGIKNGIVCVYVPHTTAGITINENADPDVLHDIDKTLDTLIPWNGNYKHAEGNSPAHVKASLMGSSVQIIIQNGKLVLGTWQSVFFCEFDGPRTRKFYIEVIPT, from the coding sequence ATGAAAATAGTTAACATTACCACTTCAAAGCGAACCCATTTTATACCTTTAGATTCATATATCGAACAATTTATTCAGGAAACAGGGATAAAAAATGGGATAGTTTGTGTTTATGTTCCTCATACAACAGCAGGAATTACTATTAATGAAAATGCAGACCCCGATGTCTTGCATGATATTGACAAAACACTGGATACACTTATTCCCTGGAATGGAAATTACAAACATGCCGAAGGGAATTCCCCTGCCCATGTAAAAGCATCTCTTATGGGCTCCTCTGTTCAAATAATCATTCAAAACGGGAAATTAGTCTTAGGGACATGGCAATCGGTTTTCTTTTGTGAATTTGATGGACCTCGAACAAGGAAATTTTATATAGAAGTAATTCCTACCTAA
- a CDS encoding flagellar assembly protein FliW, which translates to MKLQTTRFGEIEIDENQILLFVKPILGFQNYQKFILLPGPKDSPLWWLQSVEDGSLAFLLLEPLQVLQGYQVPFTPQDLHELQAISPQEISIYTLLVVPEDPTKIRTNLRAPIVINTKTRLAKQMVLDRTDYPVQWFLAQPQNEQPTDRQEV; encoded by the coding sequence ATGAAATTACAAACAACACGATTTGGTGAAATAGAAATTGATGAAAATCAAATTCTTTTATTTGTAAAACCTATTTTAGGATTTCAGAATTACCAGAAATTTATTTTATTACCGGGACCTAAAGATAGCCCGCTATGGTGGCTGCAATCCGTAGAGGATGGTTCATTGGCTTTTCTATTGTTAGAACCTTTGCAGGTTTTACAGGGCTATCAGGTTCCGTTCACTCCTCAGGACTTACATGAATTACAAGCTATTTCTCCTCAGGAGATTTCTATATATACATTACTTGTGGTTCCGGAAGACCCAACAAAAATCCGAACGAATTTAAGAGCCCCCATTGTAATAAATACAAAAACAAGGTTAGCAAAGCAAATGGTATTGGACAGAACGGATTACCCTGTCCAATGGTTCCTTGCGCAACCCCAAAATGAACAACCAACCGATAGACAGGAGGTCTAA
- a CDS encoding winged helix-turn-helix domain-containing protein — translation MKEYDDFKQFIKNEIVKAVDEEDSERVKYLLSALEMMIQMKKKTEISESEKPTKAGTKKVKEVKAKKKVSSQILAKKSMIAEKKTAKKLEKKVGKQGHTTVSLEKKVSGKKKAVFDSEWTEEEKPLVSEEPLKKDKEEEVVVLHQEVVENQETPVVENSKEKTEKKSSSGKRLPFTGKLEKGLKTPQSAYIYPLLDTLMEFNGSAPYSVITKQVYEKMKHIFNSYDLSPVTHNKYIPRWKDTLKWIKIDLVNRGILEKNTERGIWAITEYGKAYYAQHKDKLKGENNQSSEEVKEHDIDAYSPQTMLEEGASDSTPNSEEVQEQKEVQEQKVVMDTSQLMSEESHADIPQSSQDVGDQTIPSDFSPSETEQNG, via the coding sequence ATGAAAGAGTATGATGATTTTAAACAGTTTATTAAGAATGAGATAGTAAAGGCTGTTGATGAGGAGGACAGTGAACGGGTTAAGTATTTACTATCCGCATTAGAAATGATGATTCAGATGAAGAAGAAAACCGAAATATCTGAATCAGAGAAACCTACCAAAGCAGGAACTAAAAAAGTAAAAGAAGTTAAAGCAAAGAAAAAAGTTTCTTCCCAAATTCTGGCAAAGAAATCAATGATTGCGGAAAAAAAAACGGCTAAAAAGCTTGAAAAAAAGGTAGGTAAGCAAGGACATACCACCGTTTCTTTAGAGAAAAAAGTTTCGGGCAAGAAAAAAGCAGTTTTTGATAGTGAATGGACTGAGGAAGAAAAACCCCTTGTAAGTGAAGAACCGCTAAAAAAGGATAAAGAGGAAGAAGTAGTTGTTCTTCATCAGGAAGTGGTAGAAAATCAAGAAACCCCTGTGGTTGAAAACTCAAAAGAAAAAACAGAGAAAAAATCCTCTTCGGGAAAAAGACTTCCATTCACAGGAAAATTGGAAAAAGGTTTGAAGACCCCACAATCTGCTTATATTTACCCTCTTTTAGATACATTGATGGAATTCAATGGCTCTGCCCCTTATTCCGTAATTACAAAACAGGTTTATGAAAAGATGAAGCATATTTTTAATAGTTATGACTTATCCCCGGTTACTCATAATAAATATATCCCTCGCTGGAAGGATACATTGAAATGGATAAAAATAGATCTTGTGAATAGAGGTATTCTCGAAAAGAACACCGAAAGGGGTATCTGGGCTATTACCGAATATGGAAAAGCATATTATGCCCAGCACAAGGATAAATTGAAGGGGGAAAATAATCAGTCTTCGGAGGAAGTCAAAGAACACGATATAGATGCGTATTCCCCGCAAACGATGTTAGAGGAAGGTGCTTCTGATAGCACCCCAAATTCAGAAGAAGTTCAAGAACAAAAAGAAGTTCAAGAACAAAAAGTAGTTATGGACACCTCGCAATTAATGTCAGAAGAATCTCATGCAGATATTCCACAAAGTTCTCAGGATGTTGGTGATCAGACTATTCCTTCAGATTTTTCTCCTTCAGAAACAGAGCAAAACGGTTAA
- a CDS encoding DUF1080 domain-containing protein encodes MKIRKIILMSVVALFVLVTFFTCSTNGKEETQKRIPVGKCTTPPQGDGWVNLFSSENQSKWENVTSNNKKAGFEFMPDNVFHIFGSKSGGYIAYMGEEITDFELHIEFKLTPKANSGVFFRSDLKDPVQKGFEIQVLEDYGQSPNKNGCGSLYDVATPMFNMCLPPGEWNSYDITCKDSHLVVVMNGWKVIDVDISLMTMPIGKFDTPLAQLPRRGYFQLQDHGGEVWYRNAYYKNLAGN; translated from the coding sequence ATGAAAATTCGAAAAATTATTTTAATGTCTGTAGTGGCTCTATTTGTGTTAGTGACTTTCTTTACTTGCTCCACAAATGGCAAAGAAGAAACTCAAAAACGAATTCCTGTCGGAAAATGCACAACTCCTCCACAAGGAGATGGCTGGGTAAATTTGTTTTCTTCAGAAAATCAATCGAAATGGGAAAATGTAACATCGAACAATAAAAAAGCAGGATTTGAATTTATGCCTGACAATGTTTTCCATATTTTCGGTTCTAAATCCGGGGGATATATAGCATATATGGGCGAAGAAATAACTGATTTTGAATTACATATCGAATTTAAATTGACCCCAAAAGCGAATAGTGGTGTATTCTTCCGTTCCGACCTGAAAGACCCTGTTCAAAAAGGATTTGAAATACAGGTTTTAGAGGATTATGGACAGTCTCCTAACAAAAATGGTTGCGGCTCTTTGTATGATGTAGCCACTCCTATGTTTAATATGTGCTTACCGCCCGGTGAATGGAATTCTTATGATATTACATGTAAAGATAGTCATCTCGTAGTTGTAATGAATGGTTGGAAGGTTATTGATGTGGATATTTCTCTTATGACAATGCCCATTGGAAAATTTGATACACCATTAGCACAACTACCCCGTAGAGGATATTTCCAGCTTCAGGACCACGGGGGAGAAGTGTGGTATCGAAACGCTTATTATAAAAATCTTGCAGGTAATTAA
- a CDS encoding sugar phosphate nucleotidyltransferase — protein sequence MKGVVLAGGLGTRLLPLTRVTNKHLLPVYNKPMIFYPIQTLVDAGIKDIMIVTGGNNAGDFLRLLGNGEDFGLHQLHYTYQKTEGGIAHALALTEPFVGKDKVVVILGDNFTQSSIKKAVDDFEKQDSGAKIFLKEVSNPQEFGVAVVENGKVKEIIEKPKVPPTNYAVIGIYMYDSDVFNICKTLKPSARGELEITDVNNEYIRRGTMTYEFLEGWWADCGSFEALLRSNILVAKEHGIQI from the coding sequence ATGAAAGGTGTCGTTTTGGCTGGAGGTTTAGGAACACGATTATTACCCTTAACTCGTGTTACTAATAAACATTTATTGCCCGTCTATAATAAACCTATGATTTTTTATCCCATTCAAACTCTTGTAGACGCTGGTATTAAAGATATTATGATAGTAACAGGGGGAAATAACGCAGGGGATTTTCTCCGATTATTGGGGAATGGAGAAGATTTCGGCTTGCATCAACTTCATTATACTTATCAAAAAACAGAAGGAGGCATAGCTCATGCTCTCGCACTTACAGAGCCATTTGTTGGTAAAGATAAAGTTGTAGTCATCCTTGGAGATAATTTTACTCAGAGCAGTATTAAAAAAGCCGTAGATGATTTTGAAAAGCAAGATTCCGGTGCAAAGATTTTTTTGAAAGAGGTATCTAATCCTCAAGAATTTGGTGTTGCGGTAGTAGAAAATGGGAAAGTGAAGGAGATTATAGAGAAGCCTAAAGTTCCACCCACAAATTATGCAGTAATTGGAATATATATGTATGATTCGGATGTATTTAATATTTGTAAGACACTGAAACCCAGTGCGCGAGGTGAATTAGAGATAACCGATGTAAACAATGAATATATTCGACGAGGGACAATGACTTATGAATTTTTAGAAGGTTGGTGGGCAGACTGCGGAAGTTTTGAGGCATTGTTACGCTCAAATATACTTGTAGCGAAAGAACACGGTATACAAATTTAA
- the dprA gene encoding DNA-processing protein DprA — protein sequence MYSEQQKYWLTLFLIPGIGSTTFIKLIARFGSPYEVLSASEKALSEVVGKTLAHRIAHYREVVDVDTELRLIENHKVKIITLDDPEYPVSLAEIYDPPLVLYCKGNLLKRDQYSISIVGTRKYSPYGSKVTHFFAQGLVNAGFTIVSGLAWGIDTIAHQVALDSGGRTIAFLGCGIDVIYPRENKNLYERIQNQGAVISTFPMQTKPLGNNFPIRNRFISGFSLGTIVTEATKNSGALITAQHAVEQGKTVFAVPGPIGSLNSEGPHGLIRQGAKLAEKISDIIEEIPLYARENFADDISDIGKKTTQPAQEYTKQKIQYTLSMAIKPSSETVPSKPEKTEKNIQQTNSNSFASQSPLEKKILSILSPEGSYVDEVAISCQIPISQALSTLTLMEMKGWVKQFSGKRFAKA from the coding sequence ATGTACTCCGAACAACAAAAATATTGGCTAACTCTATTTTTAATTCCGGGTATTGGTTCCACTACTTTTATAAAACTTATAGCCCGTTTTGGTTCCCCTTACGAAGTGCTTTCCGCATCGGAAAAAGCCCTGTCCGAAGTAGTTGGAAAAACTTTAGCCCATAGAATAGCCCATTACCGTGAAGTTGTAGATGTAGATACTGAACTAAGGTTGATTGAAAATCATAAGGTAAAAATTATTACCTTAGATGACCCGGAATACCCCGTCTCGTTAGCAGAAATCTATGACCCACCTCTGGTTTTGTATTGCAAAGGAAATTTACTAAAAAGAGACCAATATTCTATTTCTATTGTTGGCACACGAAAATATAGCCCTTACGGTAGTAAAGTAACACATTTCTTTGCTCAGGGTCTGGTAAATGCAGGTTTTACCATTGTGAGTGGTCTTGCTTGGGGTATTGATACCATAGCCCATCAGGTGGCTCTGGATAGTGGGGGTAGGACTATTGCCTTTTTAGGCTGTGGAATTGATGTTATATATCCCAGAGAAAATAAAAATTTATATGAGAGAATACAAAATCAAGGAGCGGTAATATCTACCTTTCCCATGCAAACGAAGCCCTTAGGCAATAATTTCCCAATACGCAATCGTTTTATTAGTGGATTTTCATTGGGGACAATTGTTACAGAAGCAACAAAAAATAGTGGAGCCTTAATTACCGCACAACATGCCGTAGAGCAGGGAAAAACAGTTTTTGCTGTCCCCGGTCCTATCGGTTCGTTAAATAGTGAAGGACCCCATGGCTTAATCCGACAAGGAGCAAAGTTGGCAGAAAAAATTTCGGATATTATCGAAGAAATTCCTTTATATGCTCGTGAAAATTTTGCTGACGACATCTCGGATATTGGCAAAAAAACAACTCAACCCGCACAAGAATATACAAAACAAAAAATCCAATACACCTTGTCTATGGCGATAAAACCTTCTTCAGAGACAGTCCCTTCAAAACCAGAAAAAACTGAAAAAAATATCCAACAAACCAATTCTAACTCTTTTGCTTCTCAAAGTCCACTGGAAAAGAAAATCCTATCTATTTTAAGTCCTGAAGGTTCTTATGTAGATGAAGTTGCCATATCCTGCCAGATACCTATTTCTCAAGCACTTTCAACATTAACCTTAATGGAAATGAAAGGTTGGGTTAAACAATTTTCAGGAAAAAGATTTGCAAAAGCATAA
- the csrA gene encoding carbon storage regulator CsrA — protein sequence MLVLTRKEDESIMIGDNIEIKVLELRENQVKIGIEAPRSIPVHRKEVYLSIKAENEEAARVEPPKEIPVLQPNKGDPQDGNTH from the coding sequence ATGCTTGTGCTCACGCGTAAGGAAGATGAAAGCATAATGATTGGCGATAATATCGAAATCAAAGTGCTTGAATTACGGGAAAATCAGGTCAAGATAGGGATAGAGGCACCTCGTTCTATCCCTGTTCATCGAAAAGAGGTCTATCTATCAATCAAAGCGGAAAATGAAGAGGCGGCACGGGTAGAACCCCCGAAAGAAATTCCTGTTCTTCAACCCAACAAAGGAGACCCCCAAGATGGAAATACTCATTGA
- a CDS encoding RNA polymerase sigma factor → MRSLEDWELIALAKQGNHEAFHNLVERYKSPIYTFSLYLTRNVQNAEDIVQETFIRLYRNLNQIEPKAQFKTFIFAIARNLALNHIRNEQRKNNFLSRLFNKINSDYKEQINPKPNVWVPDEKQEFTSIIQQCMLELSEEHREILLLRETQGLDYESIAKILGCRVGTVRSRLARARAQLRKIVIEKGITVK, encoded by the coding sequence ATGCGTTCCTTAGAGGATTGGGAATTGATTGCATTAGCAAAACAAGGAAACCATGAAGCGTTCCACAACCTTGTAGAACGATACAAATCCCCTATTTATACCTTTAGCCTTTATTTAACAAGAAATGTCCAGAACGCAGAAGACATTGTGCAAGAAACATTTATCCGTTTATATAGAAATTTGAACCAGATAGAACCTAAGGCACAATTTAAAACATTTATTTTTGCTATTGCGAGAAATCTTGCTCTTAACCACATTCGTAACGAACAAAGGAAAAATAATTTTTTATCACGACTATTCAATAAAATAAATTCCGACTATAAAGAACAAATAAATCCTAAACCCAATGTGTGGGTTCCTGATGAAAAGCAAGAGTTTACCTCTATTATTCAACAATGTATGTTAGAGCTATCAGAGGAACATCGGGAGATATTATTATTAAGAGAAACACAAGGACTTGATTATGAAAGTATTGCCAAAATTTTGGGTTGCCGTGTAGGAACGGTTCGCAGTCGTTTGGCAAGAGCAAGAGCACAACTCAGAAAGATAGTAATTGAGAAAGGAATAACAGTAAAATGA